The following coding sequences lie in one Desulfovibrio psychrotolerans genomic window:
- a CDS encoding BON domain-containing protein produces the protein MKRTMVFVTLMTAIASLLYLGGHLYASEVDDNIVKAAKQSYVFKHYLKDDNVDVKSNNGEVTLTGTVSDDASRALARETVASLPGVKSVDNKLNIKGTPPEAHSDAWLITKVKTTLLFHRNVSGAKTEVLASNGTITLRGEAVNSAQRDLASEYAQDVDGVKNVKNEMTVQGTPVKPGEATMGEKLDAVGDLIDDASVTALVKITLLYHRSTSALNTTVSTKGGVVTLGGEAKSDSEKFLATKLANDVHGVKQVVNNMTVLGAN, from the coding sequence ATGAAAAGAACAATGGTCTTCGTAACACTGATGACGGCAATCGCATCCCTGCTCTATCTGGGGGGCCACCTGTACGCATCCGAAGTGGATGACAACATCGTTAAGGCAGCGAAACAGTCCTATGTCTTCAAGCATTACCTCAAGGACGATAATGTGGACGTCAAATCCAACAATGGCGAAGTCACCTTGACCGGGACTGTTTCCGACGACGCATCAAGAGCCTTGGCTCGGGAGACAGTCGCCAGTCTGCCGGGAGTCAAGAGTGTCGACAATAAGCTGAACATAAAGGGAACGCCCCCAGAGGCTCATTCGGATGCATGGCTCATCACCAAAGTCAAGACAACCCTCCTGTTCCATCGGAACGTGAGCGGAGCCAAGACCGAAGTCTTGGCCAGCAATGGAACCATCACCCTGCGCGGCGAAGCCGTCAACTCGGCGCAAAGGGATCTGGCTAGCGAATACGCCCAAGATGTAGATGGCGTCAAAAACGTTAAGAACGAGATGACTGTGCAGGGCACCCCCGTAAAACCAGGAGAAGCCACTATGGGCGAGAAGCTGGACGCTGTTGGTGATTTGATTGACGACGCTTCGGTCACGGCTCTGGTCAAAATAACCCTGTTGTATCACCGCTCGACCAGCGCTCTCAACACCACTGTCTCTACCAAGGGCGGCGTGGTCACCCTTGGGGGTGAGGCCAAAAGTGATTCTGAAAAGTTTCTGGCAACCAAGCTCGCGAACGACGTACACGGCGTCAAGCAGGTGGTCAACAATATGACCGTCTTGGGTGCCAACTAA
- a CDS encoding SpoIIE family protein phosphatase: protein MKSDSSGSRVTGGLYARILDYAAGLRTVTKMKIILALCLILCPLVLLLLHEGMSHTQLGNLLAGWIAAGFIVLIPLSHFFAHILALRSVKELNALCGQMREGNLTPFESLPPEPTDNDALQTLRHNLFWIGHIIDSRQKALNGALRNLNEAQARQHESIEYASVIQNAFLPAEATLHELFAEHFLLWSQRDTVGGDAYWVRRARDGFFVAVVDCTGHGVPGAFMTLIVHSLFERLDTDALRADPAGVIGAMNRAIRGALAQDRANSLSDDGMDCTVLFVDEAARTLHFAGARHSLFMLPAGIHGGDGEGVEIRGDRCGVGYVRTPEDYVYTNHVLPLQAGTRYYCLTDGLTDQVGGANGLPFGKSRFLSFIRENGNVPLARQRTLLEATLKEYMGRETRRDDVTVLGFTV from the coding sequence ATGAAGTCTGACTCTTCCGGGTCCCGTGTAACGGGAGGGCTGTACGCGCGTATTCTCGATTATGCGGCAGGGCTGCGCACTGTTACCAAGATGAAGATCATTCTTGCGCTGTGCCTTATCCTGTGTCCCCTTGTTCTTCTGCTGCTGCATGAGGGCATGAGCCATACCCAGCTGGGCAACCTGCTTGCGGGATGGATTGCGGCAGGGTTTATTGTGCTGATTCCGCTGTCCCATTTTTTTGCCCACATTCTCGCCCTGCGCAGTGTGAAAGAGCTGAACGCCCTGTGCGGGCAGATGCGCGAAGGCAATCTTACGCCCTTTGAATCTCTGCCGCCGGAGCCCACAGACAACGATGCCCTGCAGACACTGCGGCATAACCTGTTCTGGATAGGGCACATCATAGACAGCCGCCAGAAGGCCTTGAACGGGGCGTTGCGGAACCTGAACGAGGCGCAGGCGCGGCAGCATGAATCCATAGAGTATGCCAGCGTTATCCAGAACGCGTTTCTTCCTGCCGAGGCAACCCTGCACGAGCTGTTTGCGGAGCATTTTCTGCTATGGAGCCAGAGGGATACCGTGGGAGGCGATGCCTACTGGGTGCGCCGCGCCCGTGACGGTTTTTTTGTGGCGGTGGTGGACTGCACGGGCCACGGGGTGCCCGGTGCGTTTATGACACTTATCGTGCATTCCCTGTTTGAAAGGCTGGATACGGACGCGCTGCGGGCCGACCCCGCCGGTGTGATCGGCGCCATGAACCGGGCCATACGCGGAGCCCTTGCGCAGGACCGGGCCAACTCTCTTTCCGATGACGGCATGGACTGCACCGTGCTGTTTGTGGATGAAGCCGCCCGCACGCTGCATTTTGCGGGTGCGCGGCATTCGCTGTTCATGCTGCCGGCGGGCATACATGGCGGCGACGGGGAAGGGGTGGAGATTCGAGGCGATAGGTGCGGTGTGGGCTACGTGCGCACCCCGGAAGACTATGTGTATACAAACCATGTGCTGCCGTTGCAGGCGGGCACGCGGTATTACTGCCTTACGGACGGACTGACGGATCAGGTGGGCGGGGCCAACGGGCTGCCTTTCGGCAAGTCGCGTTTTCTTTCGTTCATCCGGGAAAACGGGAACGTGCCGTTGGCGCGGCAGCGTACCCTGCTGGAAGCAACCCTCAAGGAATATATGGGCCGCGAAACCCGGCGCGATGACGTGACGGTTCTCGGTTTTACGGTGTGA
- a CDS encoding GGDEF domain-containing protein, with protein sequence MFQKEEECIEQAEELLSSLLRGTVAEKPFGDLLDVARKLLRQSRRLVTMGDRMQAQLSSLNDELNHMARTDALTGLDNRRQFMEVARKELSRSRRTGKPFSLLLIDADHFKSINDTWGHDVGDRVLRDIASLLNGAVRAHDMPARIGGEEFAVLLPETDCREAALLAERIRLAMERHIMLVEQAAVRFSVCIGCTTGSGQEKGLDLEVMLKRADVALYAAKKNGRNRVERYPGPDCLPDCPVAAAERVRHQGEA encoded by the coding sequence ATGTTTCAGAAAGAAGAGGAATGCATTGAGCAGGCGGAGGAACTGCTTTCTTCCCTGCTGCGGGGAACCGTGGCGGAGAAGCCGTTTGGCGACCTGCTGGATGTGGCCCGCAAACTGCTCAGGCAGTCGCGCAGGCTGGTGACCATGGGAGACCGCATGCAGGCCCAGTTGAGTTCGCTGAACGATGAACTGAACCATATGGCGCGTACGGACGCCCTGACCGGTCTGGACAACCGCAGGCAGTTCATGGAGGTGGCGCGCAAGGAGCTTTCGCGCTCGCGCCGTACGGGCAAGCCCTTTTCGCTTCTGCTCATTGATGCGGATCACTTTAAATCCATCAATGACACTTGGGGGCACGATGTGGGCGACAGGGTGCTGCGCGACATAGCCTCGCTGCTGAACGGAGCGGTGCGCGCGCATGATATGCCTGCCCGCATAGGCGGCGAGGAGTTTGCCGTGCTGCTGCCGGAAACGGATTGCCGCGAGGCGGCCTTGCTGGCGGAACGCATACGCCTTGCCATGGAGCGCCATATTATGCTGGTGGAGCAGGCTGCGGTGCGTTTTTCCGTGTGCATCGGCTGCACCACGGGTAGCGGGCAGGAAAAGGGGCTGGATCTTGAGGTCATGCTCAAGCGGGCGGATGTGGCCCTGTATGCCGCAAAGAAAAACGGGCGCAATCGTGTGGAGCGGTATCCCGGCCCGGACTGCCTGCCGGATTGTCCTGTGGCGGCTGCAGAACGCGTGCGGCACCAGGGGGAGGCATGA
- a CDS encoding DUF3309 family protein, producing the protein MSLGTILLILLILFLLGVLPVWPHSRSWGYGPSGMGGVILIVLVILVLTGRL; encoded by the coding sequence ATGTCCTTAGGAACAATTCTCCTCATCTTATTGATTCTATTTCTGCTGGGGGTCTTGCCGGTGTGGCCGCATAGTCGGTCGTGGGGATATGGCCCCAGCGGCATGGGGGGGGTAATTTTGATCGTCCTCGTAATCCTGGTCCTGACCGGAAGGCTCTAG
- a CDS encoding PAS domain S-box protein, producing the protein MVETRMRQHAKDVLHGHSKDLEQFNRHDLKALLQEVSVLHAELEAQNEELKLAELKAEINRKRYAELYEFSPVGHVTTDIQGLIFEANNTACAMLGCPRLELLGKALSSFMDRQDADKLYFNIRESLGAGRTSEIEVRLLSRQGVRLSVLLKSAVRMGEDGSTIANMALTDISLMKTTTEALARSDESYRTLFEKADEGIIILIGSRLRLMNPRAAMVLGYSQEALAGRSFMEIVLPNDRKAVAKAYRTGEPGGRLVFRISCGDRRVRWIEAHGASFSWEESPASLIFLNDITGRKELEDQLHQAKIAADAANSAKSQFLANMSHEIRTPIATIVGVSEMLLDSPLPMEVRENLLSIQNSAESLLRLIADILDLSKIEARRLELCPLDFDLHATLQKITNSFAVEAQRRGLELALRIDPNCPRLLHGDQGRLDQVLQNLLWNALKFTPQGRIDLEVSRLPHSGPEVMLNFMVSDTGIGIAPEDIPALFLEFTQLDSSIAKQFGGSGLGLAISERLIKLMGGTIGVESNPRQGSRFHFTLLFGTPQSVDSIQGEAMAATSVRALRVLVAEDSEPVRKVLHHFLTRAGHAVVGVRNGQEALDALAAGPFDCVLMDVNMPGMDGIEATRRIRSSSSGPVNSHTPILALTAYAMEGDKERFLSAGMDDYLTKPITRSTLLAVVSKLAARTLRSRAISTQHTRRAVAGPASVVEAPLDFKELRESFPEQFLRELFRVTLTALETQVADLEYGLAQGNLDQAASSAHSLVGSSGPVQAHPLLRCAQEMQRHAVNRNLALARQCLPQLQAEASRLTVTLRSFLNDGGQRGVQPPA; encoded by the coding sequence ATGGTCGAAACCCGGATGAGGCAACATGCCAAAGATGTCCTGCATGGCCATTCAAAGGACCTTGAGCAGTTTAACCGCCATGATTTGAAAGCCCTGCTTCAAGAGGTCAGCGTCCTGCACGCCGAGTTGGAGGCCCAAAACGAAGAACTCAAGCTGGCAGAGCTTAAGGCCGAGATAAATCGCAAACGATATGCGGAACTCTACGAATTCTCACCTGTCGGGCATGTTACCACCGACATACAGGGACTGATCTTTGAGGCTAACAACACAGCGTGCGCCATGCTTGGCTGCCCACGCTTGGAACTCCTCGGCAAGGCCCTCAGCAGTTTCATGGACCGGCAGGACGCAGACAAACTGTACTTTAATATCCGGGAATCCCTAGGCGCAGGACGCACCTCTGAAATCGAGGTACGCCTCCTGTCCCGGCAGGGAGTCCGCCTTTCAGTCCTCCTCAAGAGCGCAGTCCGCATGGGTGAAGACGGCTCAACCATAGCCAATATGGCCCTCACCGACATTTCCTTGATGAAAACGACCACGGAGGCCCTAGCCCGCAGCGATGAGAGCTACCGTACTCTTTTCGAAAAGGCCGATGAGGGTATCATCATTCTCATAGGCTCGCGGTTGCGCCTGATGAATCCCCGTGCCGCTATGGTTCTGGGTTATTCTCAGGAAGCTCTTGCGGGGCGGTCGTTCATGGAGATCGTTCTCCCCAACGACAGGAAAGCCGTGGCCAAAGCCTACCGAACTGGAGAGCCTGGGGGCAGGCTGGTTTTCCGCATATCGTGCGGAGACAGACGGGTGAGGTGGATCGAAGCCCACGGTGCTTCCTTCTCCTGGGAGGAGTCGCCAGCCAGCCTGATCTTCCTGAATGACATTACCGGTCGCAAGGAGCTTGAGGACCAACTGCATCAGGCCAAGATTGCAGCCGATGCCGCCAACAGTGCAAAAAGCCAATTTCTGGCAAACATGAGCCACGAGATCCGCACCCCCATTGCCACCATTGTTGGCGTATCCGAGATGCTTCTGGACAGTCCCCTGCCCATGGAGGTGCGCGAAAACCTCCTGAGCATTCAGAACTCTGCGGAATCCCTGCTGCGCCTCATCGCTGACATCCTTGACCTTTCCAAGATTGAGGCCCGAAGGCTGGAGTTATGCCCTTTGGATTTCGATCTCCACGCAACTTTGCAAAAGATCACCAACTCCTTCGCGGTGGAGGCCCAGCGCCGAGGACTTGAGCTTGCTTTAAGGATAGATCCAAACTGCCCCCGTTTGTTGCATGGAGACCAAGGACGGCTGGATCAAGTTCTCCAAAACCTGCTGTGGAACGCTCTAAAGTTCACCCCTCAAGGCCGCATCGATCTAGAAGTTTCCAGGCTTCCGCATTCCGGCCCAGAGGTCATGCTCAACTTCATGGTTTCGGACACCGGCATCGGTATCGCCCCAGAAGACATTCCTGCGCTGTTTCTTGAGTTCACTCAGCTAGACAGCTCCATCGCCAAACAATTCGGGGGGTCCGGTCTGGGGCTGGCCATTTCCGAGCGCCTGATTAAACTGATGGGTGGAACCATCGGTGTGGAGAGTAACCCCAGACAAGGGAGCAGATTCCATTTCACATTGCTGTTCGGCACTCCCCAATCTGTAGACTCGATACAGGGCGAAGCTATGGCCGCGACCTCAGTCCGTGCCTTGCGTGTACTCGTGGCCGAGGACAGCGAACCGGTCCGCAAGGTCCTGCACCATTTTCTTACCAGGGCTGGTCATGCGGTGGTCGGCGTGAGAAACGGGCAGGAAGCCCTGGATGCGCTGGCCGCCGGGCCATTTGATTGCGTACTAATGGACGTGAACATGCCTGGCATGGACGGCATTGAAGCCACTCGTCGAATCCGGTCATCATCTTCCGGGCCCGTTAACTCACACACGCCCATTCTGGCGCTCACGGCGTATGCCATGGAAGGAGACAAAGAGCGGTTTCTCTCTGCTGGCATGGACGACTATCTCACAAAGCCGATTACCCGAAGCACGCTCTTGGCCGTAGTGTCCAAACTTGCGGCCCGCACTCTCCGGTCCCGGGCAATCTCTACGCAGCATACCCGCCGAGCGGTTGCGGGCCCGGCGTCCGTTGTGGAAGCCCCCTTGGACTTCAAAGAACTGCGCGAGTCCTTCCCGGAACAATTTCTGAGAGAACTCTTCAGGGTGACCTTAACTGCCCTTGAAACGCAGGTTGCAGACCTTGAGTACGGTCTTGCGCAGGGAAATCTCGACCAAGCAGCTTCAAGCGCGCATTCCTTGGTAGGCAGTTCCGGTCCCGTTCAGGCCCATCCCCTTTTGCGTTGCGCGCAAGAGATGCAACGTCACGCCGTTAACCGAAATCTGGCCTTGGCCAGACAGTGTCTGCCTCAGCTTCAGGCTGAGGCATCGCGGCTTACCGTTACACTGCGGTCCTTCCTGAACGATGGTGGTCAACGCGGTGTCCAGCCGCCTGCGTAG
- a CDS encoding sigma-54-dependent transcriptional regulator — protein sequence MIRVLIVDDEEVICMMLTELVRSAGHEVRAVQTLAKGLDLARQEDFDLVYLDVALPDGNGLNALSHFMNMESNPEVIIITGASDPNGADLAIRSGAWDYIDKGQTPLEIRHSLRQALEYRDKKMNLLPAKRDRIVGSSSKLTQCIQFMAKAAKSSANVLIYGETGVGKDLFAHALHDNSSRANRPFVVVDCAALQESIAGSELYGHRKGSFSGATETVPGLVQQAHGGTLFLDEIGELDLQTQKKFLRVLENRTFRSLGGSHEQHSDFRLVCASNRDLMAMVANGLFREDLLFRVRAITLELPPLREHRQDLPELVDYFLVRICRGNRLPIKSLSPDLMQILREHSWPGNVRELSQVIESMVAAAPAEHVLTPRHLPTDMRALFARSKAAGYENVATFAPGHTAPGPWKAFHDKALTTAEKTYFSDLMRFCSGDFQQAKAISGLSQARLYSLLKKHGLRTKR from the coding sequence ATGATCCGGGTGCTTATCGTTGATGACGAAGAAGTCATCTGTATGATGCTGACGGAACTGGTGCGTTCGGCAGGACACGAGGTCCGCGCCGTGCAGACTCTCGCGAAGGGACTGGATCTGGCCCGCCAAGAAGATTTTGACTTGGTATATCTGGACGTGGCCTTGCCCGACGGAAACGGACTCAACGCATTATCCCACTTCATGAATATGGAGTCCAATCCCGAAGTGATCATCATAACCGGAGCAAGTGATCCCAACGGCGCAGATCTGGCCATTCGCAGTGGGGCATGGGATTACATCGACAAGGGCCAGACTCCTCTGGAAATCCGTCATTCTCTCCGGCAGGCACTGGAGTACCGTGATAAAAAGATGAACCTCCTGCCAGCTAAGCGGGACCGAATTGTAGGCTCTAGTTCTAAGCTGACCCAGTGCATTCAGTTTATGGCCAAGGCTGCGAAAAGCAGCGCAAACGTCCTTATCTATGGAGAGACCGGCGTGGGCAAGGACCTCTTCGCCCACGCCCTACACGATAACAGCTCCCGGGCGAATAGGCCGTTTGTGGTCGTTGATTGTGCGGCACTCCAAGAGAGCATCGCCGGAAGTGAACTCTACGGACACCGTAAAGGTTCCTTTTCCGGGGCCACCGAAACTGTGCCGGGCCTTGTCCAACAGGCGCACGGCGGAACTTTGTTCCTAGACGAAATCGGCGAACTCGACCTGCAAACGCAAAAAAAGTTTCTACGTGTTCTTGAGAATCGAACCTTTCGTTCCTTGGGGGGATCGCATGAGCAGCACAGCGATTTTCGTCTCGTCTGCGCAAGCAACCGGGACCTCATGGCAATGGTTGCCAACGGTTTGTTCAGAGAGGACCTCCTATTCCGCGTTCGCGCCATCACCCTCGAACTCCCCCCTTTGCGGGAGCACCGCCAAGACCTGCCGGAACTTGTGGATTATTTTCTTGTGCGAATATGTCGCGGCAACAGGCTTCCCATAAAGTCTTTGTCCCCGGACCTGATGCAGATACTCCGCGAGCATTCCTGGCCCGGCAATGTCCGGGAATTGTCTCAGGTCATTGAGTCCATGGTGGCGGCAGCGCCCGCAGAGCATGTGCTCACACCGCGGCATCTGCCCACTGATATGCGCGCTCTTTTCGCCCGTTCCAAGGCAGCCGGATATGAGAACGTCGCAACATTCGCCCCCGGCCATACCGCCCCCGGCCCTTGGAAGGCGTTTCACGATAAGGCGTTGACCACGGCCGAAAAGACTTACTTCAGTGACCTGATGCGGTTTTGCTCTGGCGACTTCCAGCAGGCCAAAGCCATTTCCGGGCTTAGCCAAGCCCGCCTTTACAGCCTGTTGAAGAAGCACGGGCTGCGCACCAAGAGATAA
- a CDS encoding DUF1987 domain-containing protein yields the protein MTPLARFYVAATKSSPAIDFDPASNSMSMRGESYPENCSRFYEPVFQWLRHYLAYTGTQPMLLDLEIIYFNSSSSKTFMDLFDLLDAAAETGKPVTVRWHYHPENETAFECGEEFQEDVRHMTFELVPKTV from the coding sequence ATGACACCACTGGCGCGTTTTTATGTGGCGGCGACCAAATCATCGCCTGCCATAGACTTTGACCCCGCAAGCAACAGCATGAGCATGCGCGGCGAATCATACCCGGAAAACTGCTCGCGGTTCTACGAGCCTGTGTTCCAATGGCTGCGGCATTATCTGGCCTATACAGGCACGCAGCCCATGCTGCTGGACTTGGAGATTATCTATTTTAACAGCTCCAGCTCCAAAACATTCATGGATCTGTTTGATCTGCTGGATGCAGCCGCGGAAACGGGCAAGCCGGTTACCGTGCGCTGGCATTACCACCCGGAAAACGAAACCGCCTTTGAATGCGGCGAGGAGTTTCAGGAAGATGTGCGCCATATGACGTTTGAGTTGG
- a CDS encoding SiaB family protein kinase, whose amino-acid sequence MLSFYETMNREGVVLYFNGPISQSVVEGIGDMMRRKMAFEENGMQLAQKVFSVLVEQMQNVICYARESCTATECIGVGQIMVGRSGEQFYVACGNPVSRKREQRIRERIDTVNGMSREELKAYYKEQRRKGPDEDSCGAGLGFIEMARKASRPLQYRFDPIDDTTSFFAVKVHI is encoded by the coding sequence ATGCTTTCGTTCTACGAGACCATGAACCGCGAAGGCGTGGTGCTCTATTTCAACGGGCCCATCTCGCAGAGCGTGGTTGAAGGGATTGGCGATATGATGCGCCGCAAGATGGCCTTTGAAGAAAACGGCATGCAGCTGGCGCAGAAGGTTTTTTCCGTGCTTGTGGAGCAGATGCAGAACGTCATATGCTACGCCCGCGAATCCTGCACGGCCACGGAGTGTATAGGTGTGGGGCAGATCATGGTGGGAAGGTCGGGGGAACAGTTCTACGTGGCGTGCGGGAATCCCGTGAGCCGCAAGCGCGAACAGCGCATCCGCGAACGGATAGATACCGTGAACGGCATGTCGCGCGAGGAACTGAAGGCCTACTACAAGGAACAGCGGCGCAAGGGGCCGGACGAGGATTCGTGCGGCGCAGGGCTGGGATTCATAGAAATGGCCCGCAAGGCCAGCCGCCCGCTGCAATACCGGTTTGACCCGATAGACGACACCACATCCTTTTTTGCCGTGAAGGTACATATTTAG
- the tsaA gene encoding tRNA (N6-threonylcarbamoyladenosine(37)-N6)-methyltransferase TrmO, with amino-acid sequence MEKDVRIIGRVSSSLKRLEECPKQGDEGAPEAWVEIDEDYVDGLDTLEEGQSITLLTWMHLADRDVLAVHPRGDASRPKRGVFNTRSPARPNPVGLHEVRILEIKRNLLRVFPLEVVDGTPVIDIKTEFIQRIGTRETRQEWGAGIPSREADILRDICRRAWSRGLLSGFNGNVSMRLGRLGHDGHAPRHAGEQAGEQTGEQLAGQTGRQTGGNADDMCLITCTGSAKGNLKPGDLAMVNIRTGETVAGGKPSSEAGMHLEIYRNQPQAQAVVHTHPPKLLALGVHVPVADMLRLPIFESDLIRAKFTSVRDNEPGTHALARDAGLAARHHEGIYLERHGLACWGPDAAWALALSEEIEHLAGVHLDVLTKR; translated from the coding sequence ATGGAAAAGGATGTCAGGATTATCGGCAGGGTGAGTTCCTCGCTCAAACGCCTTGAAGAGTGCCCCAAGCAGGGGGACGAAGGCGCGCCTGAGGCGTGGGTGGAGATTGACGAAGACTATGTGGACGGGCTGGATACGCTTGAGGAAGGCCAAAGCATAACTCTGCTCACATGGATGCACCTTGCCGACCGGGATGTGCTTGCTGTGCACCCGCGTGGCGACGCCAGCAGGCCCAAACGCGGCGTGTTTAACACCCGTTCGCCTGCGCGGCCCAATCCCGTGGGGCTGCATGAAGTGCGCATTCTGGAGATAAAGCGCAATCTGCTCAGGGTTTTTCCGCTTGAGGTGGTGGATGGCACGCCTGTCATAGACATTAAAACGGAGTTCATTCAGCGCATTGGTACGCGGGAAACACGTCAGGAGTGGGGGGCGGGTATTCCTTCGCGTGAGGCGGATATACTGCGGGATATCTGCCGCAGGGCGTGGTCACGGGGGCTGCTTTCCGGCTTTAACGGCAACGTCTCCATGCGGCTGGGCAGGCTGGGGCATGACGGTCATGCGCCCAGACATGCTGGTGAGCAGGCCGGTGAGCAGACCGGTGAGCAGTTGGCCGGGCAAACCGGTAGGCAGACCGGCGGGAATGCGGACGATATGTGCCTGATAACCTGCACCGGTTCCGCCAAGGGCAATCTGAAGCCGGGAGATCTGGCTATGGTGAATATTCGCACGGGTGAGACGGTGGCAGGAGGGAAGCCCTCTTCCGAAGCGGGAATGCATCTTGAAATCTACCGCAATCAGCCGCAGGCGCAGGCGGTGGTGCACACGCATCCGCCCAAGTTGCTCGCGCTGGGGGTGCATGTACCCGTTGCGGACATGCTGCGGTTGCCTATCTTTGAATCAGACCTCATCCGCGCCAAGTTTACCAGCGTGCGCGACAACGAACCCGGAACCCATGCACTGGCGCGTGACGCCGGACTTGCCGCACGGCACCACGAAGGAATTTATCTGGAACGCCACGGCCTTGCCTGCTGGGGGCCTGATGCTGCTTGGGCGCTGGCACTGAGCGAGGAGATAGAGCATCTGGCAGGTGTGCACCTTGACGTTTTGACGAAACGGTAG
- the hisG gene encoding ATP phosphoribosyltransferase, whose protein sequence is MSETQRQIKLGIPKGSLQDSTLNLFERCGWKVRQHHRNYFPEINDPEITARLCRVQEIPHYIQDGILDVGLTGKDWLLETGADVHVVSDLVYSKVSNRPARWVLAVAGDAPFRTPQDLAGKRIATELLGVTKKYFADLGIPVDVFYSWGATEAKVVEGLADAIVEVTETGTTIRAHGLRIIDDVLVTNTQLIANKKTWEDPWKRRKIMQIDLLLQGALRADDLVGLKMNVPGDKQDAILELLPSLNSPTVSQLKDSHWLAVEIVVDRSIVRDLIPQLVEAGAEGIIEYSLNKIV, encoded by the coding sequence ATGTCCGAGACGCAACGCCAGATCAAGCTGGGCATACCCAAAGGCTCGCTGCAGGATTCCACGCTCAACCTTTTTGAACGCTGCGGCTGGAAGGTGCGCCAGCACCACCGCAACTATTTCCCGGAAATCAACGACCCGGAAATCACCGCCCGGCTGTGCCGCGTGCAGGAAATTCCGCATTACATACAGGACGGCATTCTGGACGTGGGCCTGACAGGTAAGGACTGGCTGCTGGAAACCGGCGCGGATGTGCACGTGGTTTCGGACCTTGTGTATTCCAAGGTTTCCAACCGCCCTGCCCGCTGGGTGCTTGCCGTGGCGGGCGATGCTCCGTTCCGGACCCCGCAGGACCTTGCAGGCAAGCGCATTGCCACCGAACTGCTGGGCGTGACCAAAAAGTATTTCGCGGACCTTGGTATTCCCGTGGACGTGTTTTATTCGTGGGGTGCCACGGAAGCCAAAGTGGTGGAGGGGCTTGCCGACGCCATTGTGGAGGTGACGGAAACGGGCACCACCATCCGCGCCCACGGGCTGCGTATCATTGACGATGTGCTGGTGACCAATACCCAGCTCATCGCCAACAAGAAAACATGGGAAGATCCGTGGAAGCGCCGCAAGATTATGCAGATAGACCTGCTGCTGCAGGGCGCGCTTCGTGCCGACGACCTTGTGGGCCTGAAGATGAACGTGCCGGGGGACAAGCAGGACGCCATTCTGGAGCTTTTGCCCTCGCTGAATTCGCCCACGGTTTCCCAGCTTAAGGACAGCCACTGGCTTGCCGTGGAAATTGTGGTGGACCGCAGCATAGTGCGCGACCTTATCCCCCAGTTGGTGGAAGCGGGTGCCGAAGGCATAATCGAGTATTCGCTGAACAAGATCGTCTGA
- a CDS encoding PA2779 family protein, which translates to MNTVIRSRLMVHVTFIMVLIMTMLAFVPNVEASFVPTAQSSSVEQGAQDMTSVQNALENKMVTERLAALGYSRDEIDTRLGMLSDGELHSLASQLGSLDSGGSVLGLVVVILIIVTLGLVIYKLT; encoded by the coding sequence ATGAACACCGTCATCAGGTCTCGCCTTATGGTTCATGTCACCTTTATAATGGTTCTTATCATGACCATGCTGGCCTTTGTCCCCAATGTGGAAGCCAGCTTTGTCCCAACGGCCCAGAGCAGTTCAGTGGAACAGGGTGCACAAGACATGACCTCAGTGCAAAATGCTCTGGAAAACAAGATGGTCACGGAGCGGCTGGCCGCCCTAGGGTATTCCCGGGATGAGATTGACACCCGCCTCGGGATGCTCTCAGACGGAGAACTTCACAGTCTGGCCTCTCAACTCGGGTCCTTGGACTCGGGTGGCAGCGTCTTGGGCTTGGTCGTTGTCATCCTCATCATCGTGACTTTGGGCCTCGTCATTTACAAGTTGACATAA
- the hisI gene encoding phosphoribosyl-AMP cyclohydrolase has protein sequence MTPVAASDFAPDFAKTGGLVPAIAQDHATGEVLMMAYMNEESWNKTLETGEAHYWSRSRGTLWHKGGTSGHTQHIKAVRLDCDSDTILLLVDQIGGAACHKGYRSCFYRERKDGMVSVCSPLVFDPKEVYK, from the coding sequence ATGACCCCTGTCGCAGCCTCTGACTTCGCCCCGGACTTTGCGAAAACGGGCGGACTTGTACCCGCCATTGCGCAGGACCACGCCACAGGCGAGGTGCTGATGATGGCCTACATGAACGAGGAATCGTGGAACAAGACACTGGAAACCGGCGAGGCCCACTACTGGAGCCGCAGCCGGGGTACCCTGTGGCATAAGGGCGGGACATCGGGCCATACCCAGCATATCAAGGCCGTGCGGCTTGACTGCGACAGCGACACCATTTTGCTGCTCGTGGATCAGATAGGCGGCGCGGCCTGTCATAAAGGGTACAGAAGCTGTTTTTACCGCGAACGCAAGGACGGTATGGTTTCCGTCTGCTCCCCGCTCGTTTTCGACCCCAAGGAGGTCTATAAATAA